The genomic window TCGACATCGTGGGTGCCTCCGCTTGCTTGCTTCGGTTGCTTGTCTTCTATCGATGTTTAGCTTGTTTGCCTTCAATCacacgaggaggtggcgctccCAGTgagagcggggggaggggggctgagAAGGCGATGGCGGGATGGAGGCCAGCCCATCCCCCCACGCAGACCCCCCCCGTGagcgtccgtgtgtgcggtgggggtgcggagagggagggagagtcATGCCCATAGACCTGTGTCGCTGACGACCcacccaccgcgcacacgcacacacacacacacgtcgagGCAGGAGTATCATCACCGGCAGCCCCCTACCAGCCCCgtcccgtcctcctcccccctccctccccaagccccacacgcacacaaaagcCTTCGCAACCTTTCTCTCGCGTGCAACGTAGGCTAGCCCTTCCAATGATGCctctgcacctcctcgcgcacgcgAGCCTCGTACTCCTTGATGTCGCGCATGTACACCTTGTACGGCTCCTCCTGTGCGGGGTCTTTGATGTTGGGGTggtccagcagctcctggaTGGCCAGCAGTATCTGCTTTATCGTGATGTTCGGGCGCCAGTCCTTCTCCTCGTTGAGGATCGAGAGGCAGACGGTGCCGCTCGGGTACACGTTGGGGTGGAAGAGCACCGGCGTGAAGACACACTTAGGAGGCTTTGTGGGGTAATCCTCCGTAAAGTTCAGGCGGAGGCGGAACTCGCCGCCCTCCCACGGCGTGCCAGGCTTCCCGGGGATGCCCGCCTCCCAGTGAAGCAGGTCCAGCCCAGCCgggagggtggcggcggcggcggagtccctcgccgcagcagcgcccgccCCGGGCGTTGTACTtgagggagagacggacaTAGAAGACGACGAGGCGGTCGCGTTGCTGGATGTCGAACCCGAGGCCGTGGGCAGCGTCAGCTGCGTTCCCTCACGCATGTGCTTCACGCCACtgacgcggcagctgcctGGGGCGATCTCGAGCGGCTTGGCCCAAAAACCAAACGGTCGATCTCTCCGCCAAGCCTTGCGCTCCTCACGCAGGCGCGACTGCGCCAGTGACAGCCCTGACATGGGGTGGGGCCCTTTGGGAGCGACAGAGAGGGTGTTCCCCACACACCCTGCGTCCTGTAAGCgtgcggtgcgtgtgctcgggtgatggcgacgtccccacccacccacccccacacacacacaccacccctcccccgaaaAAATAGGCGCACCGGATGCTGGGaggatatatatatatgggaAGAGAGCTGGAGATGGAAAAGAATTCGTGCGCGTCCCGCTCGCTGcgttgcgccgctgcggcttccGTCGACCGACCCACcccgtctccctctcacgATCTCCCACGTGACAGCGGTGTGAGCGGCGCAGGCGTGTCGGGTGGAATAGacgtctttgtgtgtgtgtgtgtgtgtgtgtatgtgtgtatgcagCTCAGCGGCCCGGGGAGAGTTGCAAGAGGAGAGCCTTGAGCACAGGGAGAAAAAT from Leishmania mexicana MHOM/GT/2001/U1103 complete genome, chromosome 2 includes these protein-coding regions:
- a CDS encoding putative ubiquitin-conjugating enzyme e2; translated protein: MSVSPSSTTPGAGAAAARDSAAAATLPAGLDLLHWEAGIPGKPGTPWEGGEFRLRLNFTEDYPTKPPKCVFTPVLFHPNVYPSGTVCLSILNEEKDWRPNITIKQILLAIQELLDHPNIKDPAQEEPYKVYMRDIKEYEARVREEVQRHHWKG